gaatacaatacttatatattttatatgaagtttatttaagattaaataaataaatattgtttaatagtgggggacacatatttttttattggtggCACAGgggaaattttttttctgatggtgcatttatgtaaaaataaaaaaatatatacaatttatgatcCAGTGAAGTGTCTTGAATACCAAAAACGGGCTCTAAAGTCATCCGAACAAGTTAAAAATGCTGCTGAATTTGGAGAATGCACTATTGAACGAATAGGTCCATTATGGCctacaaaataattcacaatgaaaacattttaataaaataaatgcatttgtCAAAATTAATTACCTAGTGATAAAAGTTTCTGCCGAGAAGCATTCCGTGCATTCCATGTGCACAACGATGTACTGACTTCATCTGGAAACATGACATACTCCTCAGTATGATTAAACAATGCTTGAGTATGGTGTTCTTGTTTTCCTATTCAAAaacattgattatttatataatcgtaatgaaaaaaaaacactaatttaCCAATGGTTCCAGCTCCAGTATATGCAATCAGGCATCTACTAGTAGACAACTCCCAAAGTTTCACTAAAGAATCTTTGCCTGATGATAAGAtgaactacaataattattgataataaaaaattatttaacatagtgcttataaaaataaaactataaaaattgtcaCCTTTCCATTTCTTGAAAATGTCACAGAACACACTTGACTACCATTGTGTGCTCTTTCAAATGTGTTAACACATTTATTAGACACGCCATCCCACAATTTAATTGAACCATCTCGACTAGAGGACACAAAGTATTTGGCACCTGGTTCATacctaatacattataataaataatacatttataaataattgaataggcataataaattaaataatttttttaatactttattgaTGTAACAGGACCAGTATGTTGTTGGCTAGGAACTGAACTAACATAACATTGAACTGTATTTATGTCATAAAATCTTATGATTGGGCAATTGGTGCCTACTACCATATAGTCTCCAAGGGGATgaaaacttatacattttattggtaCCACATCCTGTAATGTTAAGTTGTAtgagattaaattaatttgtgaaACATAACATTTAACTAAACATCGTACGGTTATTGTCTTGACCGCtttc
The Metopolophium dirhodum isolate CAU chromosome 7, ASM1992520v1, whole genome shotgun sequence DNA segment above includes these coding regions:
- the LOC132949318 gene encoding cleavage stimulation factor subunit 1-like, with protein sequence MSEINNDKPDMCIKNIDNFYRLIISQLFYDGHTSIASSLAVQVNADPPCSPSDRLRSIVMKVLQHETNRQKESEQALNLNPIQQMLIGPGIDLEVDNDVICTAPEPSLYETVYVTSHKGACNAGAFSPDGRLIATGSSDASIKILNIEKMLAKAHEIGSTDHHEGQGHTVIRTLYDHLEGVTCLEFHPNRPILASGSRDNHVKFFDYSKIILKKAVKTITDVVPIKCISFHPLGDYMVVGTNCPIIRFYDINTVQCYVSSVPSQQHTGPVTSIKYEPGAKYFVSSSRDGSIKLWDGVSNKCVNTFERAHNGSQVCSVTFSRNGKFILSSGKDSLVKLWELSTSRCLIAYTGAGTIGKQEHHTQALFNHTEEYVMFPDEVSTSLCTWNARNASRQKLLSLGHNGPIRSIVHSPNSAAFLTCSDDFRARFWYSRHFTGS